Proteins co-encoded in one Callospermophilus lateralis isolate mCalLat2 chromosome 2, mCalLat2.hap1, whole genome shotgun sequence genomic window:
- the Lrrc8a gene encoding volume-regulated anion channel subunit LRRC8A, with product MIPVTELRYFADTQPAYRILKPWWDVFTDYISIVMLMIAVFGGTLQVTQDKMICLPCKWVTKDSCNDSFRGWTAPSPEPTYPNSTILPTPDTGPTGIKYDLDRHQYNYVDAVCYENRLHWFAKYFPYLVLLHTLIFLACSNFWFKFPRTSSKLEHFVSILLKCFDSPWTTRALSETVVEESDPKPAFSKMNGSMDKKSSTVSEDVEATVPMLQRTKSRIEQGIVDRSETGVLDKKEGEQAKALFEKVKKFRTHVEEGDIVYRLYMRQTIIKVIKFILIICYTVYYVHNIKFDVDCTVDIESLTGYRTYRCAHPLATLFKILASFYISLVIFYGLICMYTLWWMLRRSLKKYSFESIREESSYSDIPDVKNDFAFMLHLIDQYDPLYSKRFAVFLSEVSENKLRQLNLNNEWTLDKLRQRLTKNAQDKLELHLFMLSGIPDTVFDLVELEVLKLELIPDVTIPPSIAQLTGLKELWLYHTAAKIEAPALAFLRENLRALHIKFTDIKEIPLWIYSLKTLEELHLTGNLSAENNRYIVIDGLRELKRLKVLRLKSNLSKLPQVVTDVGVHLQKLSINNEGTKLIVLNSLKKMVNLTELELIRCDLERIPHSIFSLHNLQEIDLKDNNLKTIEEIISFQHLHRLTCLKLWYNHIAYIPIQIGNLTNLERLYLNRNKIEKIPTQLFYCRKLRYLDLSHNNLTFLPADIGLLQNLQNLAVTANRIEILPPELFQCRKLRALHLGNNVLQSLPSRVGELTNLAQIELRGNRLECLPVELGECPLLKRSGLVVEEDLFNTLPPEVKERLWRADKEQA from the exons ATGATTCCAGTGACGGAGCTGCGCTACTTTGCGGACACACAACCAGCATATCGGATCCTGAAGCCCTGGTGGGACGTGTTCACTGACTACATCTCTATTGTCATGCTGATGATTGCTGTCTTTGGTGGGACGCTGCAAGTCACCCAGGACAAGATGATCTGCCTGCCTTGTAAGTGGGTCACCAAGGATTCCTGCAATGATTCATTTCGGGGCTGGACAGCCCCCAGCCCAGAGCCCACCTACCCCAACTCTACAATCTTGCCAACCCCTGACACGGGCCCCACGGGCATCAAGTATGACCTGGACCGCCACCAGTACAACTACGTGGACGCCGTCTGCTACGAGAACCGCCTGCACTGGTTCGCCAAGTACTTCCCCTACCTCGTGCTCCTGCACACCCTCATCTTCCTGgcctgcagcaacttctggttTAAGTTCCCACGCACAAGCTCCAAGCTGGAGCACTTTGTGTCTATCTTGCTCAAGTGCTTTGATTCGCCTTGGACTACAAGGGCCCTTTCAGAGACAGTGGTGGAAGAGAGTGACCCCAAGCCTGCCTTCAGCAAGATGAATGGTTCCATGGACAAGAAGTCGTCGACAGTCAGTGAGGACGTGGAGGCCACTGTGCCCATGCTGCAGCGGACCAAGTCACGGATAGAGCAGGGCATTGTGGACCGCTCGGAGACGGGCGTGCTGGACAAGAAGGAGGGGGAGCAGGCCAAGGCGCTGTTTGAGAAGGTGAAGAAGTTTCGGACCCACGTGGAGGAGGGGGACATCGTTTACCGCCTCTACATGCGGCAGACCATCATCAAGGTGATCAAGTTCATCCTCATCATCTGCTATACTGTCTACTATGTGCACAACATCAAGTTTGACGTGGACTGCACCGTGGACATTGAGAGCCTCACGGGCTACCGTACCTACCGGTGTGCACACCCTCTGGCCACACTGTTCAAGATCCTGGCGTCCTTCTACATCAGCCTGGTCATCTTCTATGGCCTCATCTGCATGTACACACTGTGGTGGATGCTGCGCCGCTCCCTCAAGAAGTACTCATTTGAGTCGATCCGCGAGGAGAGCAGCTACAGTGACATCCCAGATGTTAAGAACGACTTCGCCTTCATGCTGCACCTCATCGACCAGTATGACCCTCTCTACTCGAAGCGCTTCGCTGTCTTCCTTTCAGAGGTTAGTGAGAACAAGCTTCGGCAGCTGAATCTTAACAACGAGTGGACACTGGACAAGCTGCGCCAGCGGCTCACCAAAAATGCACAAGACAAGCTGGAGCTGCACCTATTCATGCTCAGCGGCATCCCGGACACTGTGTTTGACCTGGTCGAGCTAGAGGTCCTGAAGCTGGAGCTGATTCCCGACGTGACCATCCCACCCAGCATCGCCCAGCTCACGGGCCTTAAGGAGCTGTGGCTGTACCACACAGCAGCCAAGATCGAGGCCCCTGCCCTGGCCTTCCTGCGCGAGAACCTGCGGGCACTGCACATCAAGTTCACTGACATCAAGGAGATCCCGCTGTGGATCTACAGCCTGAAGACACTGGAGGAGCTGCACCTGACCGGCAACCTGAGCGCTGAGAACAACCGCTACATCGTCATCGATGGGCTGCGGGAGCTAAAGCGCCTCAAGGTGCTTCGACTCAAGAGCAACCTGAGCAAGCTGCCACAGGTGGTCACGGACGTAGGTGTGCACCTGCAGAAGCTGTCCATCAATAACGAGGGCACCAAGCTCATTGTCCTCAACAGCCTCAAGAAGATGGTGAACCTGACCGAGCTAGAGCTGATCCGCTGTGACCTGGAGCGTATCCCCCACTCCATCTTCAGCCTCCACAACCTGCAGGAGATTGACCTCAAGGACAACAACCTGAAGACCATCGAGGAGATCATCAGCTTCCAGCATCTGCACCGCCTCACTTGCCTTAAGCTGTGGTACAACCACATCGCCTACATCCCCATCCAGATTGGCAACCTCACCAACCTCGAGCGCCTCTACCTAAACCGGAACAAGATTGAGAAAATTCCCACCCAGCTCTTCTACTGCCGCAAGCTGCGCTACCTGGATCTCAGCCACAACAATTTGACCTTCCTCCCCGCCGACATTGGCCTCCTGCAGAACCTTCAGAATCTGGCTGTCACGGCCAATCGG ATCGAGATACTCCCCCCGGAGCTCTTCCAGTGCCGGAAGCTGCGGGCCCTGCATCTGGGCAACAACGTGCTGCAGTCCCTGCCCTCAAGGGTGGGCGAGCTGACCAACCTGGCGCAGATCGAGCTACGGGGCAACCGGCTAGAGTGCCTGCCAGTGGAGCTGGGCGAGTGCCCGCTGCTCAAGCGCAGCGGCCTGGTGGTGGAGGAGGACCTGTTCAACACGCTGCCACCCGAAGTCAAGGAACGGCTCTGGAGGGCCGACAAGGAGCAGGCCTGA